Below is a genomic region from Alkalinema sp. FACHB-956.
CTGCCCGCCAAAACCGTGCCAACGGTGATCATCGCCACCCATGACATTCCCTGGATCCAAGATATATGCACCTCGGCCATGTACTTGACCGATCGTCGGGGACAATGGTTCACCGATCGGCCTGACTGGGCAGGGTTACAAGCCCAACTGAGCCAAGCTCGGCAGCAACTTGCGGCGGAATGGGATGAACCCCTCGAATAGATGGCTGGTGGTTCAAGGGGGCGAGGAATTGTGTTAGGGCACCGATCGGGCGATCGCGATATTAGGCTGGGGGTAGTTCGCCGGGGGGCGGCCCACGGTGGAGTTCAAGCTTTCTAAGTTCAATCGATAGCCCACATTCCGCACGGTTTGAATCAGGCTGGGCTGATGGGGATCGATTTCGACTTTTTTGCGTAGCGAAAGGATATGGGTATCCACGGTACGCGGGTTGTCGATTTCGTCAGGCCAGGCCCGTTGCAGGAGTTCCGATCGGCTGAGGGGCGACCCCCCGGCCTGAGCCAGGACGTACAACAGGCTGAATTCCTGGGGCGTGAGTTCAATGCGTTCCCCAGCAAAGCGAACCCGCCGATGTACCAGATCAATTTTGAGGCTGCCGTAGTCTAGGAAGGCCGGCGGGGCGGCCATGCGTGCCCGACGGGTGAGGGCATCGATGCGCGCCAAAAACTCTTGCATCCCAAAGGGTTTCGTCAAATAGTCATCGGCACCGGCACGTAACCCTTGCACAATGTCAGCCTCGGTGGACTGGGCAGACAGCATCAAAATCATCACCTGGGGCTGCTGACGGAGCCAGCGACAAAACTCAAGACCTTCGCCCCCAGGTAAATCGTTACTGACGATTACGAGATTGGGTTGCCGAGCCTGGAAGGCTTCACGAGCCTGCAGGCAATCGGCGGACTGAAACACTTGGTAACCCGCCTGCTGGAGGTGCCACCCGAGCAGCGATCGCAGGTGCGGATTTCCCTCGATAATTTGTATACAAACGGATCCCACGGGGGTGAATGCCTGAAACTTACGTCAACAGCCTAGCAAAGCCTTTTGGTTTGGATTTGTAAAGCAGGTTACGCCCTAGGGTGGAGAGTTGACAAATTTTCAGTTATTTGATTGTTCTTAGGATTCCAATTTGTGGCGAAGGAGAGATCCCCTGCGGTTTCTGGGGCGATCGTCTCCGTATAATGACTCACGCAATGTTACTTAATGGAGATTAAATTACCGTGTAATCTCTACATCAAACGATGGAGGATCGGAGAGAATTGATCTTAAGATAGGAGTTAAGATAGCTTTCCTCTAGGAGTCTATGCTTCAAGATGCACGCACCATTCGCTTTTACCAACGGCTCTCGGATGCGCTTGTAGAGCTGTGGAATCGTGGGTATCGTTTTGATGACCTTCGCCTCTATTTGGATGGCTACATTGCCGCCCTGCGCCATAGCGACAGCCTCGAGCCGTTTCAGATTAATCGTTTAGAAGAGGAGATTACTCGCTACTTGTACGATGCTTCGAATTTTGAGATGCCAGAGCCACAGCCAGATTGGGACTTGGGCTATTACTAATCCTGGGAAATAACGAACCCCTCGACCAAGCTGCGGAAGAGGGGTTTGTGGTTTTTAGGGATCGGTTGCCCTGCCCACGGCGATGTCCAGTGACCTGACCATAATGGCCGTACCCAGAATGCACCCCCTAGGATGCAAGGGCTACTTCGACCATTTGTTGGAGCTCGCCTTTTTGGTACAGCTCGATCATGATGTCTGAACCGCCAATGAACTCACCATTAATGTAGACCTGGGGAATGGTGGGCCAGTTGGAGTAGTCTTTGATGCCTTGGCGAATTTCGTAGTCTGCGAGAATATCGAAGGTTTCGAAGGGGACGCCGAGGACGTTGAGGATCTGTACGACGTTGTTGGAGAAGCCGCACTGGGGCATGAGTTTGTTGCCTTTCATGAAAACCATGATTTTGTTGTTTTGAATCAGGTCTTCGATGCGTTGTTTTACTTCTGGGGTCATAGTGTTTGCGACGGGTGAGTGATTTGAATTAGACGTTACACCTTAGCGGCCCATTCTTCGGGGGTGAAGGTGTTGAGCGCGAGGGCGTGGATGGCCTCGGTTGCCATGGCTTGTTTGACGGCTGCGTAGACCATTTGGTGCTGTTGCACGCGGCGTTTACCTGCGAAGGCGTCGGAAACGACGGTGACTTCGAAATGGGAGCCATCATTGGTAAAAACCTGAACTTTGGCATCCGGAATTTCAGCCGTAATCATTGCTTCAACCTGATCCGGATTCACGATCGCTGCTCCTTTAAAGTCTAGACTGCACATTTCACTCTTTCCAGTCTAGCGGTTCCTGGCGATTGGTTTCATTATGGCGATGGGGTGGGTGTCATAGAAAGTAGACTATCCCCCCTAAGGCATGAAGTAATCGCTGATTGAGTGATTGCTGATGGGCCGATCGCTGCAATGATGGTTGAATGATTGCTAAATGATCGCTAAATGATTGTTGAATGATTGTTACTGCGGAACCAGTTCGGTACTCAGTTCATTGACCTTGCGCCGTTGCAGCGTTTGGGATTCCGATCGGGGCAAGAGATCAAACACTTCCCGCAGGACATCATCGGATTTTTCAAAGGGCACCTTACCCACTTCATCGAGGCGCACTTGGCCCTTTTGGTCAAAAATGACTGTTTGGGGAATATAGCCCTGGTAATAATAGGCGGGTTCCGTCGGTTCGTAGTCTTCTTTGAGCGGGAGGGAGTCTACTCGAATCGCAATAAAGCTTGCAGCACGACCATAGAAGGCTTGCAGTTGGGAAACCGTCAGTGAATATTCCTTGCAATCGCTGCTGTCATCGGCATAGAACACCACGATCGCGGGTTTTTCTTTCTTGATGGTATCTGCCAGGGTGATCCGAGGGGGAATCAGGGAGCCATTTCCGGCATAGAGCGCAAAAATGTCGCCATCAAAGCGATCGTCATTCAGGGCAGCCTGGGCGGGTGACGGGAAACAGAACAGCAGAGCCAACACACAGAGACTGACCACAGTTGCGAGTTTCCGGAGATAGCCGCTGAAGGTTCTCAGAGTGTGAAGGGGCTGGAGAGGACTAAGCATTTTTGAGAGGGCAGCGGACATAAAACGGGTTCCCAAGAAGGTTTTGAAAGGTTTGCGCCTTCACGATTTTACCTGACGGGCTTACCTTTCCCGCTAGGCTTCTTGCTGGAATTGCGTTGAGGGAACCGTCCCAACTTTAGGATTCAGAGTCTTTGGGTTGTGCGGAGTCGGTCGATCGCGGTTGCAACAGGGTCTGGAACCAGTCCACTGGTAGCTTGTCGTAATTGGAAATGACGGCTAGCACAATTCCACCCAGAATAAAAATCGGAAAGGGAATCGTGAGGTGTTTCAACCACTGAAACCCCTCTACCATGCCGAATACGACTAAGAAACAGGCGATGGCAAACCGTAAGTTCATAGAGATTTTTGCACCAATAATATAGATGGATTTGCTGGCAGGGATCAGCGGACTGAGTGGGCATTAGCCGCTAATCAACCGGGTTCCAATCATCAACGGACTCCAAGGGATCCTGCCAGTCATCCTACCCCAGGACTGCGAAGCGATCGCAGTAATCCGATGGAATCCAAGACTTTTCTAAATGGTTCTTTTGTACTATACTACTTTTAGTTCTGTCATTGGACTGTCCCTTACATCTTTGACAGCTTGGATCCGAGACCTCTAGTCTCCTTGCCATAACTCTCTGGATCCGAGCTGTTTTTTAATATCTAGCTAAAAATTTTCTCGGGAATCTGTTTTCAGGAATCCTGGGTGGTTCATCATCAGTGGTTCGTGATCTAGGGTGAGTCGAGGTTTGTGGGGGGTGTGGGTTCCGACCGGGACAAAATTCGCTACACTGGCCACTGTGTTTATTGTGCATTGATTGACCTCTCTATTTTTTAGGACGCGAACGATCGATATGGCTTCTCAGGCAGACCAACAGCGGGTTCATGAGCTTCGTAAATTGCTGCAACGGGCGAGCTATGAGTATTACGTGTTGGATGCGCCGACGATGGAAGATGCGGTGTACGATCGGTTGTATCGCGAATTGGTGGAACTGGAGCAAGCTTATCCGGAATTAGTGACGCCCGATAGCCCGACGCAACGGGTTGGTGAAAAACCGGCGAGTCAGTTCCAATCAGTAAAGCACCATGTGGAACTCTTCAGTTTAGATAATGCATTCAGCAATGCAGATTTAGACGAATGGGAACAGCGTTGGCAACGGGTTGAGGAACCGCAGAAGTATTCCTATGTGTGTGAGTTGAAAATTGATGGCAATGCCATGGCGTTGACCTATCAGGATGGGGTGCTGGTGCGGGGGGCGACGCGGGGCGATGGTGTGACGGGGGAAGAGATCACGCAAAATGTGAAAACGATTCGATCGATTCCGCTGAGATTAAATCTAGAGAACCCGCCCCGGTGGGTGGAGGTGCGGGGGGAAGCGTTTTTGTCCGATCGGGTGTTTGAAGAGATTAATCGCGAACGGGAAAAGGCGGGGGAGGAGTTATTTAAAAATCCCCGTAATGCGACGGCGGGAACGCTGCGGCAGTTAGATCCCAAAATTGTAGCTCAACGTAAGTTAGATTTCTTGGCTTACACATTGCACATTGTGGATGATCGCTTGGTGGAGTATGCGATCGACAATGCTGTGGGTAATGAGCCTGTTAGTACGATCGATGACGCTGGGAGTGATGGTTCCAGTCCCGATCAGGTCGTGCAACTCGATTTGCTATTTGGCTTGGGATTGCCTGCGGAATCTGCCGCCAGCGCTCCGATGGCTGCCCCGTCTCAGTCCCCCTCTACTAGCCAATCCCCGCGATTTCCGCAGCCGAAAACGCAATGGGAATCGTTGGAAATTTTGCAAAGGATGGGCTTTCGGGTTGATCCGAACCATCAACATTGTGCGGATTTGGATGCGGTGAAAGCTTACTGCGA
It encodes:
- a CDS encoding response regulator, which encodes MGSVCIQIIEGNPHLRSLLGWHLQQAGYQVFQSADCLQAREAFQARQPNLVIVSNDLPGGEGLEFCRWLRQQPQVMILMLSAQSTEADIVQGLRAGADDYLTKPFGMQEFLARIDALTRRARMAAPPAFLDYGSLKIDLVHRRVRFAGERIELTPQEFSLLYVLAQAGGSPLSRSELLQRAWPDEIDNPRTVDTHILSLRKKVEIDPHQPSLIQTVRNVGYRLNLESLNSTVGRPPANYPQPNIAIARSVP
- a CDS encoding DUF6761 family protein, with the protein product MLQDARTIRFYQRLSDALVELWNRGYRFDDLRLYLDGYIAALRHSDSLEPFQINRLEEEITRYLYDASNFEMPEPQPDWDLGYY
- the grxD gene encoding Grx4 family monothiol glutaredoxin, whose protein sequence is MTPEVKQRIEDLIQNNKIMVFMKGNKLMPQCGFSNNVVQILNVLGVPFETFDILADYEIRQGIKDYSNWPTIPQVYINGEFIGGSDIMIELYQKGELQQMVEVALAS
- a CDS encoding BolA/IbaG family iron-sulfur metabolism protein, with product MVNPDQVEAMITAEIPDAKVQVFTNDGSHFEVTVVSDAFAGKRRVQQHQMVYAAVKQAMATEAIHALALNTFTPEEWAAKV
- a CDS encoding thylakoid membrane photosystem I accumulation factor; this translates as MSAALSKMLSPLQPLHTLRTFSGYLRKLATVVSLCVLALLFCFPSPAQAALNDDRFDGDIFALYAGNGSLIPPRITLADTIKKEKPAIVVFYADDSSDCKEYSLTVSQLQAFYGRAASFIAIRVDSLPLKEDYEPTEPAYYYQGYIPQTVIFDQKGQVRLDEVGKVPFEKSDDVLREVFDLLPRSESQTLQRRKVNELSTELVPQ